The Polynucleobacter sp. VK25 genome segment GCTAGCTTGCTTAATGTTTTCCATCGTCAGAACTGTGTCACCCTGAACACTGGTAATCGTTTGACGTAAAGAGGTGGTTGCCGCAGCTAACTCACGCATGAGAATACCGAGCTCTTCTTTGTCTGTTGCTTTAGATATACGGGACATGATGACGTTTAACTGCTTTACAGACTCGATTACACCCTCATTACCTTTGCCATCACCAGCCATCAGCACATTGAGGTTACCTAACAATGCGTCTAATTTCTTCTGGGTCCCATCGATATTCATATCATTGAGAGCGCCAATTAACTTTTGAATACCGGAAATAATCTCATCAGCTTGATTTGGCAGAGATGGAATTACTGGGTACTCAGGCTTCCAAGAGAAAGGAAGTGGCGAAGTAGAAGATGCGCTAGCCACAAAATCAAATTCGATATAGTTCACACCAGTAATACCCATGGACTTCACACGAGCTCGTAAATTATTTTTTACAAACTCACTAATTTGATCTTCATTTACCTTGTCGCCAAAAATTTGCATTCTGACCACAACATACTGGCGACGGTCATGAAAAGGCAAATCTCTTTCGTAAATATCCCCAGATAAACCAATCGAAGTCACCTGACCAATTTTGACCCCACGGAATCGTACGGCTGCACCGGCATCTAAACCTGTTACAGACTGTTTAATGTAGGTTTCAACCATAAACGATTTTTGGAAGAATTTGCCTCCACCAAAAATGAGAATCACAGCAATCAGTACACCAATTGCTGCCAGCACAAAAACGCCTAAGCGAAAATAATTGGGATTTGAGTTGTTACTCATGCTGCGTCCTTGCTCATAATACGATTGAAGAATTGATGCACTCGTGGATCTTTACTGGTATCGCGCAATACTTTAGGATCACCCTGGGCAATGATGCCTTTAGCCCCCTTATCAAGCATGATGACCTTGTCGGCAATGGCATAGATACTTGCAAGCTCATGGGATACGATGACAAAAGTGATTCCTAGGTTTTTAGATAAATCTTGAATCGTGCTATCAAGATCAGCGGAGGTTATTGGATCAAGGCCAGCAGACGGCTCATCTAAAAATAATATTTTAGGATCAAGTGCCATTGCGCGTGCAATCGCCGCCCTCTTTTGCATACCGCCACTAATTTCGCTCGGCATGTAGGACTCGTATGGCAATAGACCAACAAGATCAAGCTTACAGCGCGCCAATAAATCCATTTGGGCTTGTGTGAGCTGGGTATATTCCTGCATAAACAAGGTCACGTTATCAAGCAAATTCATGGAGCCAAATAAGGCGCCCTGTTGATACATCACACCAAAACTTGTCATGATCTTCTGGCGCTGGGCTCCTACTGCGGTAGTGATATTTTGACCTTCGATAAGAACGTCTCCAGACAAAGGTTGGTAAAGGCCGAAAAGGTTCTTTAACAAACTAGACTTACCGCAACCAGACCCGCCCAGAATGACGAAAATTTCACCGTAATTGACTTGAAAATTCAGGTTTTGCATCAGCACATTAGAGCCGTACCCCACGGTGAGGTTCTGCACATCAATCGCGTATTGAGAATTTCCTGGCATATCCATCAGAAACCTGTCTTGTAGGAAATAAAGGCAAAGATGCCGTCGACCACCACGATTAATACAATGCTACTGACAACAGCACGCGTTGCAGAAATACCAACTGCAGCCGCACCATTTCCGGTTTGCATGCCGCGTAGACAACCAACAGCGGAAACGACTACACCAAAAAGAGTAGCCTTAATTAAACCTGAACCAATATCTTCGATATCTACAGCGGAGAGCATGCCGTTATAGAAGTTGATAAAAGGAATGCCATAAATCAACATCGTCAACATTGATGAAAAAATACTGACGATATCGGCAAACAAAGTCAAAATGGGTGCAACCAAAATTCCAGCTAGAACTCGTGGCACCACTAAAAAACGAATTGGGCTTAAGCCACCAGATACAAGCGCATCTACTTCGCTGTTAACAGTCATCGTGCCAATCTCGGCCGCGAATGCTGCTGAAGATCGCCCTGCTAACAAAATAGCCGTAATCAAAGGGCCCATTTCTCGCACAATACCCAATGCCGCCAGAGGGCCTACAAAGGATACAGCGCCAAACTGCTGCATACCAATAGCTGCCTGGAAAGACAGAATGACACCAATCAAAAATGCCACTAAACCAACGATTGGTAACGCTGCAATACCCGCCTGCACGGCAGCATTTACAAAATCACCCCAGCGCACTTGATTCGGGTGACGAATAGACCAAGCTAAATCAGACACCAGATGACCGGTAAATGAAATTAAGCCAACTGCATCATCAATTAAATTCTGTGTCGCCATTCCTGTACTAACTACAAAACTTCTTTTAGGCTTTACAGTAGAAACAGGAAATAAATTATTGATTGGGTTGAATTCATTTAATAGAGGTTCGTAACGTTGATCCAAACCGACAACATCGAACTTTGCACCAGCTGTTGTTTGTGCCTCTTCAACCCCTATGAGAAATGCAATGCCAGCACCATCTAAAAAAGTAACTTTGGATGCATCAAAAGTGAGAGACTTAGTTTTGCTATCACCCTGCTTTAACCAGGCATCTTGAGAATCACGAATTTGGGTCCAAACACCGCCCAAGGAGTAGACATTGACTATGCCGCTAATCAGCACTTTGGCGTTATTGGCATCTGCCTGTGACCATACCGCCACTGGGGTGTCAGAAACGGCAGAAATGGTGTCAGAAGTGCTCATAAGCAGACTATAAGGGATCTGTGTGAAAGCTTTGAGAAAAGCCCAAAAAGAAAAAGGGCCCAGTTTTTCAACTAGGCCCAATATAAGTTGGTGCGGCTGGCAGGAATTGAACCCACGACCCCTTGGTTCGTAGCCAAGTACTCTATCCAGCTGAGCTACAGCCGCAACAGCCATAATTATGCCATGGAAGAGAAGAACTACATCACCCCCGCTGGTCACGAGCGTATCAAGAACGAGCTCCTACAGCTCCTAAACCTTGATAGACCCGAGGTTGTAAAGGTGGTCCACTGGGCCGCCAGCAATGGCGACCGGTCTGAAAATGGGGACTATATCTATGGGAAAAAGCGACTTCGAGAGATTGATAGGCGAATTCGCTTCCTCAATAAACGCCTTGAATTTGCCGTAGTTGTCGATAATTCCACCCGAAAATCCGGTGAAAACGACTCCGAACAGGTCTTCTTTGGCGCCACCGTGACTTACTCCACCCTAGAAGGGCCACAAGCCAATAAAAAGACTGAGATCACCATCGTCGGCGTTGATGAGGTCGATTTAGAGAAGGGGCATGTCAGCTGGGTATCCCCCATAGCAAAAGCCCTAATTAAATCTCGCATCGGAGATTGTGTCTTTATACAAACTCCGACTGGCCCTGCTGAAATAGAAATCTTAGATGTTCAATACCTATAGGTATTCGTAGCTCTAGTAGACCTAGGCAGCACGTGTCCGAGTGACTCGCATCACATCAGGATTGGAACGCAGGCTACGCATTACTTTGGATAGATGCAAACGATCATAGACTTGGATCGTAAAACGGATAGTGACAGAATCTTCTTTAAAGCGATCTTCCATTGAAACATTCATGATGTTGGAATCGGCAGAGGTTACGCTGCTCGCCACCCTTGCCAGAACACCCTTACCTTGTCGTGTGTCAATTGCGAGATCTAATTCAAATTCACGGTT includes the following:
- a CDS encoding MlaD family protein → MSNNSNPNYFRLGVFVLAAIGVLIAVILIFGGGKFFQKSFMVETYIKQSVTGLDAGAAVRFRGVKIGQVTSIGLSGDIYERDLPFHDRRQYVVVRMQIFGDKVNEDQISEFVKNNLRARVKSMGITGVNYIEFDFVASASSTSPLPFSWKPEYPVIPSLPNQADEIISGIQKLIGALNDMNIDGTQKKLDALLGNLNVLMAGDGKGNEGVIESVKQLNVIMSRISKATDKEELGILMRELAAATTSLRQTITSVQGDTVLTMENIKQASENLNEFSRIASQSPSSLIWSDPPKKITPNSGAGQSGAQK
- a CDS encoding ABC transporter ATP-binding protein → MDMPGNSQYAIDVQNLTVGYGSNVLMQNLNFQVNYGEIFVILGGSGCGKSSLLKNLFGLYQPLSGDVLIEGQNITTAVGAQRQKIMTSFGVMYQQGALFGSMNLLDNVTLFMQEYTQLTQAQMDLLARCKLDLVGLLPYESYMPSEISGGMQKRAAIARAMALDPKILFLDEPSAGLDPITSADLDSTIQDLSKNLGITFVIVSHELASIYAIADKVIMLDKGAKGIIAQGDPKVLRDTSKDPRVHQFFNRIMSKDAA
- a CDS encoding ABC transporter permease; protein product: MSTSDTISAVSDTPVAVWSQADANNAKVLISGIVNVYSLGGVWTQIRDSQDAWLKQGDSKTKSLTFDASKVTFLDGAGIAFLIGVEEAQTTAGAKFDVVGLDQRYEPLLNEFNPINNLFPVSTVKPKRSFVVSTGMATQNLIDDAVGLISFTGHLVSDLAWSIRHPNQVRWGDFVNAAVQAGIAALPIVGLVAFLIGVILSFQAAIGMQQFGAVSFVGPLAALGIVREMGPLITAILLAGRSSAAFAAEIGTMTVNSEVDALVSGGLSPIRFLVVPRVLAGILVAPILTLFADIVSIFSSMLTMLIYGIPFINFYNGMLSAVDIEDIGSGLIKATLFGVVVSAVGCLRGMQTGNGAAAVGISATRAVVSSIVLIVVVDGIFAFISYKTGF
- the greB gene encoding transcription elongation factor GreB, with protein sequence MEEKNYITPAGHERIKNELLQLLNLDRPEVVKVVHWAASNGDRSENGDYIYGKKRLREIDRRIRFLNKRLEFAVVVDNSTRKSGENDSEQVFFGATVTYSTLEGPQANKKTEITIVGVDEVDLEKGHVSWVSPIAKALIKSRIGDCVFIQTPTGPAEIEILDVQYL